From one Lineus longissimus chromosome 3, tnLinLong1.2, whole genome shotgun sequence genomic stretch:
- the LOC135485575 gene encoding uncharacterized protein LOC135485575 gives MAFLTSFLDNPDASKPKVCNTSVKGDVFLLVDITNNLANAGQGVSNFIQFLKALINRLTVGGKAIRIGIIFYDDRTILVSNLTYNVSEIQQKIAGMQSDRDPESSNLYQALKFLLYKGFKKKVGSRPVPRIGLIISSEWPNVDDVDKDAVLKLKSMGVRLLYAGDKGKDTMTNFVSKPAKENMFFLSQYGIDAIQSASVIASKICGRLAKFQSKRTTETSSVGAPSSSAETPSTSSATATNIPPTWATGTSSITGRTYTSSTEMPFSATAPVSVTISPRGKKPISHAPDERTLVTPTPEAVNKSQKKPVISPDSLDGKLFVTSSTREGDKSPKKHNSRYDSPEMAFEPNDQTVKARMMEVKAQMGFLPNALKVFARRPAEFKTFFNHHDTLMADGKGNLTKTDKEMIAIATGAANKCVYCVIQHSAMHRNYSKNPLLAEQIATNWKQAELNSRQKSILRFAMAVCHTETITEKHFKDLEKHGLTKEDAWDIGAITAFYSMENRIALVANVKPNREFYAMGRGIKST, from the exons ATGGCATTTCTAACATCATTTTTGGACAATCCGGACGCAAGTAAACCAAAAG TTTGCAATACCTCGGTCAAGGGCGACGTCTTTCTCTTGGTGGACATCACGAATAACTTGGCCAACGCGGGACAAGGAGTCAGCAACTTCATTCAATTCTTGAAGGCATTGATCAACAGGCTAACAGTTGGCGGAAAGGCCATACGTATAGGAATCATTTTCTACGATGACAGAACCATTCTGGTGTCCAACCTGACCTATAATGTTTCAGAAATTCAACAGAAAATCGCCGGAATGCAGAGTGATAGAGATCCCGAGTCGTCCAATTTGTACCAAGCGCTAAAATTTCTATTATACAA GGGATTCAAGAAGAAGGTTGGTTCCAGACCAGTACCTCGCATTGGCCTGATCATCTCAAGCGAATGGCCAAATGTAGACGACGTGGACAAAGACGCTGTCCTGAAGTTGAAAAGTATGGGGGTCAGGCTTCTCTATGCCGGTGACAAAGGAAAAGACACCATGACTAACTTCGTCTCCAAGCCGGCGAAAGAAAATATGTTCTTTCTGAGCCAGTATGGTATTGATGCGATCCAGAGCGCTTCGGTTATTGCTTCGAAAATATGTGGACGACTGGCGAAGTTTCAGTCAAAAAGGACAACTGAGACCTCGTCAGTTGGGGCACCTTCATCATCAGCTGAGACGCCCAGTACATCATCAGCAACTGCGACAAATATACCACCAACTTGGGCGACAGGTACATCATCAATTACTGGGAGGACATATACATCATCAACTGAGATGCCTTTCTCTGCAACCG CCCCTGTCAGTGTTACGATATCACCGCGAGGAAAGAAACCCATTTCTCATGCTCCCGACGAAAGGACGCTTGTAACACCCACACCGGAGGCAGTCAACAAGAGCCAAAAGAAACCAGTTATTTCTCCTGATTCTCTTGACGGAAAATTGTTTGTAACATCCTCAACCCGAGAAGGCGACAAGAGCCCCAAGAAACACAATTCCCGATATGATTCTCCAGAAATGGCGTTCGAACCAAATGACCAGACCGTCAAAGCAAGAATGATGGAAGTGAAAGCACAG ATGGGTTTTCTGCCAAATGCCTTGAAAGTATTCGCTCGTCGTCCTGCCgaattcaaaacatttttcaacCATCACGATACTTTGATGGCTGACGGAAAGG GCAACTTGACGAAGACGGATAAGGAAATGATAGCTATTGCTACTGGTGCTGCTAACAAGTGCGTTTACTGCGTAATTCAACACAGTGCGATGCACCGGAACTACTCGAAGAACCCGCTACTGGCGGAGCAG ATTGCAACAAATTGGAAGCAAGCAGAACTAAACAGTCGTCAAAAGTCTATCCTTCGCTTTGCCATGGCCGTATGTCATACAGAGACCATAACGGAGAAACATTTTAAGGATTTAGAGAAGCATGGGCTGACGAAAGAGGATGCGTGGGACATCGGAGCAATTACAGCCTTCTACTCCATGGAGAATAGGATAGCTCTTGTAGCAAATGTTAAGCCGAATAGGGAGTTCTATGCAATGGGGCGGGGTATAAAGTCAACCTGA